A genomic region of Carassius carassius chromosome 13, fCarCar2.1, whole genome shotgun sequence contains the following coding sequences:
- the zgc:112052 gene encoding protein C19orf12 homolog yields the protein MPPRVDDIMKLCCELSANQQVKTAVKQSGKGAAAAGGLAFAGGLIGGPLGIAVGGAVGGLIGCWMTSGQFKPLPQVIMEMTPDQQRRLYEDIVAVLGSITWTDVAQLTALVMGNATLQQQVTAALLSYMQKELQAEVHYVD from the exons ATGCCACCGCGAGTTGATGACATAATGAAACTGTGTTGCGAACTCTCCGCTAATCAACAAGTGAAAACAGCGGTGAAGCAGTCTGGAAAAGGAGCAGCAGCCGCTGGTGGTTTAGCTTTTGCAGGAGGATTGATTGGGGGTCCTCTGGGAATTGCAGTGG GTGGGGCTGTCGGTGGACTGATTGGATGCTGGATGACAAGCGGCCAGTTTAAACCTCTACCTCAGGTTATCATGGAAATGACACCAGACCAGCAGCGCAGACTCTATGAGGATATTGTAGCCGTTTTAGGCTCAATAACATGGACTGATGTTGCACAGCTGACTGCCCTTGTAATGGGAAATGCCACACTACAGCAGCAAGTGACCGCTGCTCTTCTGAGCTACATGCAAAAGGAACTTCAAGCTGAAGTGCATTATGTAGACtga
- the rxylt1 gene encoding ribitol-5-phosphate xylosyltransferase 1, producing the protein MRFLRRKIAIIIVLAYAIFSLYAAYSVFFNKTVISRVHRVVKKGSAIIDNGKAGEEEWNPWEEDERAYSLSLQKRRDAFRSYQDHAAKNRPKTYKVQIWGKAAIGLYLWEHVLEGPLNPPDKSSQWREGEIQSGKINFSFYTGPAVVQGHVSLDTDSVVLVLNGREQQKISSSLQWLQHVQGLVQLRSVSRVAVVLLGNEQCNNDWISPYLKRHGGFVDLLFLVYDSPWINDKDIFQWPLGVATYRNFPVVTLSGQMLKTARPYLCNFLGTIYKNSSRETLMGVLQQNGMEKDCLVHVREKWLPQETADTSRQYQMALAQSDLTLSPVGVNTECYRIYEACAYGSVPVVEDVLTPGACAVGNRSPLHLLKDAGAPFIFLKDWREMPAILERERGMNQKEKTERRMRLLEWYSGFRQQMKDKFTEVLEDAFFKIT; encoded by the exons ATGAGATTTTTACGCCGGAAAATAGCCATCATAATTGTTTTGGCTTATGCGATATTTTCGCTGTATGCAGCGTATAGTGTATTTTTCAACAAGACGGTTATTTCTCGCGTTCATCGAGTAGTGAAAAAGGGCTCTGCGATTATAG ATAATGGGAAAGCAGGAGAGGAAGAGTGGAACCCATGGGAAGAGGATGAGCGTGCATACTCCTTATCTCTGCAAAAGCGGAGAGATGCCTTCAGATCATACCAAGATCATGCTGCTAAGAACAGGCCAAAAACATATAAAGTTCAGATCTGGGGCAAAGCTGCCATTG GACTTTATTTGTGGGAACATGTTTTAGAAGGGCCTCTCAACCCACCAGACAAATCCAGCCAATGGAGAGAAGGAGAGATTCAGTCTGGGAAGATCAATTTCAG TTTCTACACGGGGCCAGCAGTGGTCCAAGGGCATGTTTCTCTCGACACAGACAGTGTGGTGTTGGTTTTGAATGGCCGTGAGCAGCAGAAAATCTCATCCTCCCTCCAGTGGCTGCAGCACGTCCAGGGACTGGTGCAGTTGCGCTCTGTCTCTCGGGTTGCTGTGGTTCTTTTGGGCAATGAGCAGTGCAATAATGACTGGATCAGTCCTTACCTTAAGAGGCATGGTGGGTTTGTAGACCTGCTCTTTCTTGTGTACGACAGTCCTTGGATCAATGATAAAGACATCTTCCAGTGGCCACTGGGCGTTGCCAC ATACAGGAATTTCCCTGTGGTCACACTTAGTGGTCAGATGCTGAAAACTGCTAGACCATATCTGTGCAACTTTCTCGGGACTATATACAAAAACTCCTCCAGGGAAACTCTCATGGGCGTCCTGCAGCAGAACGGCATGGAGAAAGATTGTCTTGTGCATGTTAGAGAGAA GTGGCTTCCTCAAGAGACAGCAGACACCTCTAGACAGTACCAGATGGCGTTAGCACAAAGTGACCTCACTCTTTCTCCAGTTGGAGTGAACACAGAGTGCTACCGCATCTATGAAGCCTGTGCCTATGGCTCTGTGCCCGTAGTGGAGGACGTCCTGACTCCAGGGGCCTGTGCAGTTGGTAACCGGTCCCCGCTTCACCTACTTAAAGATGCAGGAGCACCCTTCATCTTCCTAAAGGACTGGCGGGAGATGCCTGCCATcctggagagggagagagggatgaACCAGAAAGAAAAAACGGAGAGGAGGATGAGACTGCTGGAGTGGTACAGTGGCTTTCGTCAGCAGATGAAGGACAAATTCACAGAAGTGTTGGAAGATGCCTTTTTCAAAATCACCTAG